A single Lactuca sativa cultivar Salinas chromosome 8, Lsat_Salinas_v11, whole genome shotgun sequence DNA region contains:
- the LOC111916848 gene encoding uncharacterized protein LOC111916848, translating to MEGQVCCMVMRINLDCNSCCRKMRRNILNMKEIEKHLIEKQQNRVSICGRFKPSDVAIKLRKKMNRRVEILEIEELTTHYEAQHEHSIINHYKY from the exons ATGGAAGGACAG GTATGTTGCATGGTGATGAGGATCAACCTTGACTGCAACTCTTGTTGCAGAAAAATGAGGAGAAACATCTTAAACATGAAAG aaatagaGAAACACTTGATAGAAAAACAACAAAACAGGGTTAGCATTTGCGGGAGGTTTAAACCATCAGATGTTGCTATAAAATTAAGGAAAAAGATGAATCGTAGAGTTGAAATTCTTGAAATCGAGGAGCTGACTACTCATTATGAAGCACAACATGAACATTCAATCATAAATCATTACAAATACTAA